GTAAACGTTCAGGAGATTGAAGGAGAAAAGACAGTGGTTATTGAGCTCAGGGTTGACAAGAACGACCTGGGTAAGGTAATAGGCAGGGGCGGGCGTATAGCCAGGTCTCTCAGGACCATCCTCTCCTCTATGGGAAGGAAAATAAATAAGAGGGTGGTTCTTGAAATACTGGAGTAGTTTATAATAGACCTCCATGGGAAGGACCATAAAGATGGCAGAGTCCCCCATGGAGGGACATCCAGACAAGCTGGCAGACCTCATAGCGGATGCCCTTCTTGATGAGTTCATAAGAAAAGACCCCTACAGCAGAGTATCCCTTGAAATACTCCTCCTTTCTGGCATGACCTTTGTGGCCGGACATGTTTCCACGGAGAGCTATGTGGACATACCCGGTGTGGTCAGAAAAACCGTAAAAGAGGTGGGATATAACAGACCTGAGCATGGCTTTGATGCAGATTCCTCTGCGGTCATAACCTCCATAGAAGAACAGAGCCCTGAGATAGTCCTTGGAATATCC
This window of the Aquificaceae bacterium genome carries:
- a CDS encoding KH domain-containing protein, which gives rise to MSQLRDIVEITAKSLVDNPERVNVQEIEGEKTVVIELRVDKNDLGKVIGRGGRIARSLRTILSSMGRKINKRVVLEILE